From the Oncorhynchus nerka isolate Pitt River linkage group LG28, Oner_Uvic_2.0, whole genome shotgun sequence genome, one window contains:
- the LOC115112971 gene encoding inward rectifier potassium channel 2-like, translating to MGSVRANRYSIVSTEEHGMKLATVAVPNGYGKGKVHTRHQPQSRFVKKDGHCNVQFINVSEKGQRYLADIFTTCVDIRWRWMFVIFCLAFLLSWLFFGCVFWLVAIFHGDLENDAQKCVSNVSSFTAAFLFSIETQTTIGYGYRYVTDECPVAVFMVVFQSIVGCIIDAFIIGAVMAKMAKPKKRNETLVFSHNATVAMRDNKLCLMWRVGNLRKSHLVEAHVRAQLLKSRTTAEGEFIPLDQVDIDVGFDSGVDRIFLVSPITIVHEISEDSPFYDMSKQQLETSEFEIVVILEGMVEATAMTTQCRSSYLASEILWGHRFDPVLFEEKSYYKVDYSRFHKTYEVPSTPLCSARDLAEKKYILSSSNSFCYENEVALTNKEETDEGNGGSVGPDVTHTDNISDSARHQATVPLESRPLRRESEI from the coding sequence ATGGGAAGTGTGCGAGCCAACCGCTACAGCATAGTGTCAACCGAGGAGCACGGCATGAAGTTGGCCACTGTGGCAGTGCCCAACGGGTACGGCAAGGGCAAGGTGCACACGAGGCACCAGCCCCAGAGCCGCTTTGTCAAGAAGGACGGTCACTGCAACGTGCAGTTCATCAATGTCTCTGAGAAGGGCCAGCGTTATCTCGCCGACATCTTTACGACCTGTGTGGATATCCGCTGGCGGTGGATGTTCGTCATCTTCTGCCTGGCGTTCCTCCTGTCGTGGCTGTTCTTCGGCTGTGTCTTCTGGCTGGTCGCCATCTTCCATGGGGACCTGGAGAACGACGCCCAGAAGTGTGTCTCCAACGTTAGCAGTTTTACCGCAGCCTTCCTCTTCTCCATCGAGACCCAGACCACCATCGGCTATGGCTACCGCTATGTAACCGACGAGtgtcctgtggcggtcttcatggtGGTCTTCCAGAGCATTGTGGGCTGCATCATTGATGCCTTCATCATCGGCGCCGTCATGGCCAAGATGGCCAAGCCCAAGAAGAGGAACGAGACGCTGGTGTTCAGCCACAACGCTACAGTGGCTATGAGGGACAACAAGCTGTGTCTAATGTGGCGCGTGGGGAACCTGAGGAAAAGCCACCTGGTGGAGGCCCACGTTCGGGCACAGCTCCTCAAGTCGCGCACCACTGCAGAGGGGGAGTTCATCCCTCTGGACCAAGTGGACATCGACGTGGGCTTCGACAGTGGAGTCGACCGTATCTTCCTGGTGTCCCCCATCACCATCGTCCACGAGATCAGCGAGGACAGCCCATTCTATGACATGAGCAAGCAACAGCTGGAGACGTCCGAGTTTGAGATCGTGGTGATCCTGGAGGGGATGGTGGAGGCCACGGCTATGACCACCCAGTGCCGCAGCTCCTACCTGGCCAGCGAGATCCTCTGGGGCCACCGCTTTGACCCGGTGCTCTTCGAGGAGAAGAGCTACTACAAGGTGGACTACTCTCGCTTTCATAAGACTTACGAGGTGCCCAGCACTCCGCTGTGCAGTGCCAGAGACCTGGCAGAGAAAAAATACATCCTGTCCAGCTCCAACTCCTTCTGTTACGAGAACGAGGTGGCGCTGACTAACAAAGAGGAGACGGATGAGGGGAACGGGGGTAGCGTGGGCCCAGACGTAACTCACACAGACAATATCTCAGACTCTGCACGTCACCAGGCCACTGTGCCACTAGAGTCCAGGCCCCTGAGGCgagaatctgaaatataa